Proteins encoded within one genomic window of Chitinophaga parva:
- a CDS encoding RNA polymerase sigma factor, translating into MDEDNRLYWEQVRQGDKAALFALYNNTYFHLLRFGLKCCADDELVKDCVNQLFLSLWDKRTRLPEVEQVKAYLFTALRHALIDQHHYQARQGAAARDMAIEGDHSELSYEEIIIRVQHDEELKHRLHLALQQLTPRQTELIRLKFFEGLSYEQIAAQTEQTIKTAYNTVYDAIKTLRQALLQPGGKKS; encoded by the coding sequence ATGGACGAAGATAACCGCCTGTATTGGGAGCAGGTCCGCCAGGGTGACAAAGCGGCGTTGTTTGCGTTGTACAACAATACCTACTTCCATTTGCTGCGCTTTGGACTGAAGTGCTGTGCGGATGATGAACTGGTAAAGGACTGCGTGAACCAGCTGTTCCTCAGCCTGTGGGACAAGCGCACGCGCCTGCCCGAGGTGGAGCAGGTAAAGGCGTATCTTTTTACGGCACTGCGCCATGCCCTCATTGACCAGCATCACTACCAGGCCCGCCAGGGCGCCGCAGCCCGTGATATGGCCATCGAGGGCGATCACAGTGAACTATCCTATGAAGAGATCATCATCCGGGTACAGCATGATGAGGAGCTGAAACACCGCCTGCACCTTGCCTTACAACAACTTACCCCCCGCCAGACGGAGCTGATCCGGCTTAAATTCTTTGAAGGCCTCTCTTATGAGCAGATCGCCGCCCAAACGGAACAGACCATTAAAACCGCCTACAACACGGTGTACGACGCCATTAAAACCCTGCGCCAGGCCTTACTACAGCCGGGCGGAAAAAAAAGTTGA
- a CDS encoding DUF1624 domain-containing protein — protein MQPLSATPSTRYRSVDILRGLIMIIMALDHVRDFFHNSSINPVDPAATYPALFFTRWVTHFCAPGFLFLSGVSASIAGQRRTPTALSVFLAKRGCWLLVVEMAIMTLAITFDPLYHLIIWQVIWAIGWSMIILALLQPLGRPVVAAVGFILLLGHNITDLLTLPTAGGLGTFLRVALTSSGSIVQIGHQRFLDLYAVLPWTALMLLGFACGQWCWNAGVQVLTRQRRLLYMGLGALAFFVVLRAANGYGDPQPWSHQAEGWRTFLSFINVNKYPPSLAYSTLTVGALLVGLSLAERMNTAFTRFLEVYGKVPFFYYVLHFYLVHLLCTIAFFATGGTFAEGTSGNLLFAFRPADWGFSLGVVYAVWALVIALLYWPCRRFGQYKATHRQWWLSYL, from the coding sequence ATGCAGCCACTTTCCGCAACCCCATCCACGCGTTACCGTTCGGTAGATATACTGCGCGGTCTTATCATGATCATCATGGCATTGGACCATGTACGCGATTTTTTTCACAACAGCAGCATCAACCCGGTAGATCCCGCGGCGACCTATCCCGCCCTGTTCTTTACCCGCTGGGTCACCCATTTCTGCGCGCCTGGCTTCCTCTTCCTGTCCGGCGTATCAGCCAGCATAGCAGGGCAGCGCCGCACCCCCACCGCCTTGTCCGTTTTCCTGGCAAAGCGCGGCTGCTGGTTGCTGGTAGTGGAAATGGCGATCATGACCCTTGCCATCACCTTTGACCCGCTTTATCACCTCATCATCTGGCAGGTGATCTGGGCCATCGGCTGGAGCATGATCATACTGGCATTGCTGCAGCCCCTGGGACGGCCGGTGGTAGCAGCCGTGGGCTTCATACTGCTGCTGGGACATAACATCACGGACCTGCTTACCCTGCCCACAGCAGGTGGCCTGGGCACCTTCCTGCGCGTGGCGCTTACCTCCAGCGGCAGCATAGTGCAGATAGGCCACCAGCGCTTCCTGGATCTCTATGCCGTGCTGCCGTGGACAGCCCTCATGCTCCTGGGCTTTGCCTGCGGGCAGTGGTGCTGGAACGCCGGCGTGCAGGTACTTACCCGCCAGCGCCGCCTGCTGTACATGGGGCTGGGCGCACTGGCATTTTTCGTGGTGCTGCGCGCCGCTAACGGCTATGGCGATCCCCAGCCCTGGAGCCACCAGGCCGAAGGCTGGCGCACCTTCCTGTCGTTTATCAATGTAAACAAATACCCGCCCTCCCTGGCATACAGCACACTTACCGTGGGTGCCCTGCTGGTGGGCCTGAGCCTTGCAGAAAGGATGAACACCGCGTTTACCCGCTTCCTGGAAGTGTACGGCAAGGTGCCATTTTTCTACTATGTGCTGCATTTTTACCTGGTACACCTGCTCTGCACCATTGCGTTCTTTGCCACGGGCGGCACCTTTGCGGAGGGTACCAGCGGGAACCTGCTATTTGCCTTCCGCCCCGCTGACTGGGGCTTTTCCCTGGGCGTAGTGTACGCCGTGTGGGCCCTGGTGATCGCGCTCCTGTACTGGCCCTGCCGCAGGTTTGGGCAATACAAGGCCACACACCGCCAGTGGTGGCTCAGTTATCTGTAG
- a CDS encoding FecR family protein, which produces MDYSQYRIEDFACDESFQASCTGANPAQVLFWEEYARAHPEQAAVLEEARHLVTILSARQGNRLEQLQQLRQGMAQQAKLQALLGKAISPGAAVSGETVTPAADAFREAATTLRKPAGSRYLWMAGAAAAATLVLLITTFTFRTQHAHAIANTTFSAGSLPRKTVLLPDGSVITLRTQSKVTLDTGFNQSNRCLTLEGEAFFDVQHAAARPFVVHTPHADITVLGTRFNVSAYPGKATETALYRGQVSVQAQGAAPVVLSAHEKLVVGNGAPTAPQKNMPRTVPLQMQYHGGNAENAWVHNRLEIENESLKDIAARLEKWYGIPIVFEDNEVQQYRYSGTFESESIVEALQALQLSYHFNFTTNQDQIVIKK; this is translated from the coding sequence ATGGATTACTCCCAATACCGCATAGAAGATTTCGCGTGCGACGAAAGCTTCCAGGCCTCGTGTACCGGCGCAAACCCGGCACAGGTGCTGTTTTGGGAAGAATATGCCCGGGCGCATCCCGAACAGGCGGCCGTCCTGGAGGAAGCCCGCCACCTGGTAACGATCCTCTCCGCCAGGCAGGGCAACCGCCTGGAGCAGCTACAGCAACTGCGCCAAGGTATGGCGCAGCAGGCAAAGTTGCAGGCATTGCTGGGTAAAGCGATTTCACCTGGAGCAGCTGTATCCGGTGAAACGGTCACGCCCGCAGCTGATGCATTCCGCGAAGCGGCCACCACTCTGCGCAAACCCGCCGGCAGCCGCTATCTGTGGATGGCCGGTGCAGCCGCTGCCGCCACACTGGTGCTGCTGATTACCACTTTTACTTTCCGTACGCAACATGCGCATGCAATAGCCAATACCACTTTTAGCGCGGGCAGCCTGCCCCGTAAAACTGTACTGCTGCCCGATGGCTCTGTGATCACCCTGCGCACCCAGAGTAAAGTGACGCTGGACACAGGTTTTAACCAGAGCAACCGGTGCCTCACCCTGGAAGGGGAAGCCTTCTTTGATGTGCAGCACGCAGCCGCCCGCCCTTTTGTGGTGCATACCCCGCATGCAGATATCACAGTACTGGGCACCCGCTTTAATGTAAGCGCTTATCCCGGCAAGGCCACAGAAACGGCCCTGTACCGCGGCCAGGTATCCGTGCAGGCACAGGGCGCCGCACCAGTGGTACTCTCAGCCCATGAAAAACTGGTGGTGGGTAATGGGGCGCCTACTGCCCCGCAAAAGAACATGCCCCGCACCGTACCCCTGCAAATGCAGTACCATGGCGGGAACGCAGAGAATGCCTGGGTCCACAACCGGTTGGAAATTGAGAACGAATCACTAAAAGATATCGCCGCACGGCTGGAAAAATGGTACGGCATTCCCATCGTATTTGAAGACAATGAAGTGCAACAATACAGATACAGTGGAACATTTGAGAGCGAGAGTATCGTAGAGGCCCTGCAGGCTTTGCAGCTTTCCTATCATTTTAATTTCACAACAAACCAGGATCAGATCGTAATAAAGAAGTAA
- a CDS encoding SusC/RagA family TonB-linked outer membrane protein, with product MTVNFTKNSHRWGFMLLTILLFCATTLRVVAQGPPLNITGVVKDAKDGNQLIGVTVTVSGTKGGSVTNAEGAFSVKASEGANITFSCIGYVPQTVKAHQGQAQLTILLKLDQRQLNDVVVIGYQQTSRRNVTAAVTSVNPKEMQDIPTPTFDALLQGRAPGLDVQNFSGEPGVRSNVVMRGNTAVSRNINSNMADPNGRASLARALSGPLYVIDGVPQSTEDLAAIAYGDGTNTDVLAGIAINDIEKIDILKDASASAIYGSRGAGGVIIITTKKGVAGRTKVDFTTYHGFTERPHLDKVVIGAEERRAKMALINHYGNWDNLQDIPQILTDSLNTAFNNANDYLGQMYQTGYVGDYNLSFTGGGDKVTYRYGLDYYNEEGIVKKSGLKRYAFNSSIGLNLAKNLTLNTQIRYYRLDRPRSMNESTGSYAAFDGGYYANSYLPTSLLYLTPANKEYIFGDSGKSTDGNVNNNLSISPILNWNISKHFSFNTTLSYTISNSRRDTYIPSTVRRDGTGEATSFEDNSFYYLMYNTLQYTTAFGKDHHFNVLVGQNTEYSQYRMTQASAIGIPNDQIHTVTVVDKNLADTRTDLLQSGIQTGFLRANYSFKDRYLLSGVFNADASSRFGSDNRWGYFPSLSVGWIISDEPFMKQYANWLTLLKLRGSFGVNGAQPDGGDMYLAYNTYDIGNGSFSGSSSPVTGNNMAYTYNGVPSVALNYNAGLTNNKLSWAKTKQYNVGLDVTLLDGRFNFVGDAYVKQTTGGIFTLSVPVTTGYSTVTANAIGIRNTGVEAQFIANYFRPQHKFQWQTILNLSHNDNIVTDLPNGGRDIYLDKYLLRRGHALNSYNVFKQTGIYRTDKDVPFNPVTAQPSAFYGYPFKGGDPIWQDTNGDGVLDNTDYIIAGDPNPKVSGGLSNVFSYKGFTLNIFCVFTAGRTIYNDYLAGKLSQLVPTDDGNSNPYHSLSMHAMPDLSGINYWQNPGDNAQYPSLSSVSGTRYKYAAVSSAWLEKGDYFRVKNVSLSYSLPSRVVDHLHMKRIRIYTMLDNVYIWQASRNVPDAEEVNAFGVYSGSGYPIPKKYTMGLDISL from the coding sequence ATGACTGTTAATTTTACCAAAAACAGCCATCGTTGGGGCTTTATGCTCTTAACGATCCTCCTGTTCTGTGCCACCACGCTACGGGTGGTAGCCCAGGGACCGCCTTTAAATATTACTGGCGTGGTTAAAGACGCCAAGGATGGCAACCAACTGATTGGCGTAACGGTAACGGTGTCCGGCACCAAAGGCGGCTCAGTGACCAATGCAGAAGGTGCATTCAGCGTAAAAGCTTCCGAAGGCGCCAATATCACCTTCAGCTGCATTGGCTATGTACCGCAAACTGTAAAAGCACACCAGGGCCAGGCCCAGCTCACCATCCTGCTGAAACTGGACCAGCGGCAACTGAACGATGTGGTGGTGATCGGCTACCAGCAAACATCCCGCAGGAATGTGACAGCGGCGGTGACCTCGGTGAACCCGAAAGAAATGCAGGACATCCCCACTCCCACCTTTGACGCCCTGCTGCAGGGCCGTGCACCGGGGCTGGACGTACAGAACTTTTCCGGTGAACCGGGTGTGCGTTCCAACGTGGTAATGCGCGGTAACACGGCTGTAAGCCGGAACATCAACAGCAACATGGCCGATCCCAACGGCCGCGCCTCCCTGGCCCGTGCACTGAGTGGCCCCCTCTACGTGATAGACGGTGTGCCCCAAAGCACGGAAGACCTGGCGGCCATTGCCTATGGCGACGGTACCAACACAGACGTACTGGCGGGTATTGCTATCAATGACATTGAAAAAATCGACATCTTAAAAGATGCCTCCGCCTCTGCCATCTACGGTTCACGCGGCGCAGGCGGCGTGATCATCATCACCACGAAGAAAGGCGTGGCCGGCCGTACCAAGGTGGATTTCACCACCTATCACGGTTTCACGGAAAGACCACACCTCGATAAAGTGGTGATCGGTGCAGAGGAACGCCGCGCAAAAATGGCGCTGATCAATCACTACGGCAACTGGGATAATCTCCAGGATATTCCCCAGATCCTGACAGATTCGCTGAACACTGCATTTAATAATGCCAACGATTACCTGGGCCAGATGTACCAGACCGGTTATGTGGGAGATTACAACCTGTCCTTTACCGGTGGCGGCGATAAAGTGACCTACCGCTATGGCCTGGATTACTACAATGAAGAAGGCATCGTTAAAAAATCAGGGTTGAAGCGCTACGCATTTAATTCCAGCATTGGCCTTAATCTTGCCAAGAACCTCACGCTGAATACGCAGATCCGCTACTACCGCCTGGACCGTCCCCGTTCCATGAATGAGTCTACCGGCAGCTATGCCGCATTTGACGGCGGCTACTATGCAAACAGCTACCTGCCTACCTCCCTGCTGTACCTGACACCGGCCAACAAGGAATATATCTTCGGTGATTCCGGTAAGAGCACAGATGGTAACGTGAACAACAACCTGTCCATCAGCCCTATCCTGAACTGGAACATTTCCAAACATTTCAGCTTTAACACCACGCTGTCTTACACGATAAGCAACAGCCGCCGCGATACTTACATCCCCAGCACCGTGCGCAGGGATGGTACCGGTGAAGCCACCAGCTTCGAGGATAACTCCTTCTACTACCTGATGTACAATACGCTGCAGTACACCACCGCGTTCGGGAAAGACCATCACTTCAATGTGCTGGTAGGCCAGAATACGGAATACAGCCAGTACCGCATGACGCAGGCTTCTGCCATTGGCATTCCCAATGACCAGATCCACACGGTGACCGTGGTGGATAAAAACCTGGCAGATACCCGCACAGACCTGCTGCAAAGCGGCATCCAGACCGGGTTCCTGCGCGCTAACTATTCTTTCAAGGACCGCTACCTGCTGTCTGGTGTATTTAATGCAGACGCATCTTCCCGCTTTGGTTCGGACAACCGGTGGGGCTATTTCCCCTCCCTGTCTGTGGGCTGGATCATCAGCGACGAGCCTTTCATGAAGCAATACGCCAACTGGCTTACCCTCCTGAAACTGCGCGGCAGCTTTGGTGTGAACGGTGCACAGCCGGATGGTGGCGACATGTATCTGGCCTATAACACCTATGATATTGGCAACGGTAGCTTCAGTGGCTCCAGCAGCCCAGTGACCGGCAATAACATGGCTTATACCTACAATGGTGTTCCTTCCGTGGCACTGAACTACAATGCAGGCCTGACCAACAATAAACTCAGCTGGGCCAAAACAAAACAATACAACGTGGGCCTGGACGTGACCCTGCTGGACGGCCGCTTTAACTTTGTAGGCGATGCCTATGTGAAGCAGACCACCGGCGGTATTTTCACCCTCTCTGTACCGGTAACCACGGGTTATTCCACCGTTACGGCCAATGCAATCGGCATCCGCAACACCGGCGTGGAAGCCCAGTTCATCGCCAACTACTTCCGTCCCCAGCACAAGTTCCAGTGGCAGACCATCCTGAACCTGTCTCATAACGACAACATCGTTACAGACCTGCCCAATGGCGGCCGCGATATCTACCTGGATAAATACCTGCTGAGAAGAGGCCATGCGTTGAACTCCTACAACGTGTTCAAGCAAACCGGCATTTATAGAACAGATAAGGACGTTCCCTTTAACCCGGTAACGGCCCAGCCTTCTGCGTTCTACGGCTATCCGTTCAAGGGGGGTGATCCCATCTGGCAGGATACCAATGGCGATGGTGTACTGGACAACACAGATTACATCATTGCCGGCGATCCGAACCCGAAAGTGAGCGGGGGGTTGAGCAACGTATTCAGCTACAAGGGCTTTACCCTGAACATCTTCTGCGTATTCACCGCAGGCCGCACCATTTACAATGATTACCTGGCCGGCAAACTTTCCCAGCTGGTGCCCACGGATGATGGTAACTCCAATCCCTACCACTCCCTGAGCATGCACGCCATGCCGGACCTCTCCGGTATCAACTACTGGCAGAACCCGGGCGACAATGCACAATATCCTTCCCTGAGCTCCGTGTCCGGTACCCGCTACAAGTATGCCGCGGTAAGCTCTGCCTGGCTGGAAAAGGGTGATTACTTCCGGGTAAAGAACGTATCCCTTTCTTATTCCCTGCCCTCCCGTGTGGTGGACCACCTGCACATGAAACGCATCCGCATTTACACCATGCTGGATAACGTGTACATCTGGCAGGCATCCCGCAATGTACCGGATGCAGAAGAAGTGAATGCCTTTGGCGTGTATAGCGGCAGTGGCTACCCCATTCCCAAGAAATACACCATGGGCCTGGACATCAGTCTCTAA
- a CDS encoding SusC/RagA family TonB-linked outer membrane protein, translated as MKLTSLLFLVACMQVVAKSHAQEKITLQLRNAGITQVLKAVEKQTDYRFVYHNESLASVPQVTVSATAATLDEVLRQAFAGTTLTYALKENGLVVLYTNTSAAQDHTIRGRVTGADNLPLPGVTVRATGTHAGAMTDANGNYTLTLPEGATSLEFTLVGYTKQQHVIGGRSLLDVHLEVDVQTLNSVTVTGYTNYTRNKSVSAAAVVGADKIAEVPMATFDNILQARVPGLVVTSGSGQPGTSANVVLRGIGTLAGNSQLLYVLDGVPIEPDYLQAINSNDIESVTVLKDAASTALYGSRGANGVLVITTRKGKAGKVALEYRSQYGFSELPTAHYGMMNTKERLEFEHQVGLEQGQTLGAGWEYARDNPDNANLSPDELALLDHKLDSVSHINTDWRKVLLQNGRFSQQQLALTGGSDNVRFYTSLDYFKQDGIVKRSGLERYTFKHNMDINLDRFTGSVNLTVGYARSRYISREGSSKVINPVASTFYALPYESPYAPDGTLITSDIATDYGAIGDREGSNALDAILNATNTEGQLKGLLSGNFNYRIAKGLVAKARLGVDYRDIVSESYVNPDSHIGRSVDKGGQGSYGEGLSRNTALISTSGLTYSNIFAQKHDLEVSAYFEYNQRRLHSFNYTGYGLDDRLPYSAGAITPGTPDNSFIPDVSGARSAYGLVSYMALGRYTLNEKYTVNASLRYDGSSTVPVAQRWHPFYSVGLGWEAKKEEFFQHITAISDLRFRASYGTVASPFGSPYGYFAAFGTTSYGGIPAQIPVSPGYPQYDWEYARELNIGFDLGLFNNRLRLVTDVYNKKTYNLFVEQPLSLTSGFETLLLNVGAMRNRGIEADLQGEVVRARDLTWRIGVNVSYNKNVITDLGNTGEFLYGNNETVLIRKGLPFGTQYAPKWAGVDPETGRGQFYTHDGKITTEYDDVNQNFTLGSYIPALTGGFNTSVTWKGLYGSALFAFTGHTMRYNNEDYYNENEKYNTSNQTKRELYDRWRKPGDKAILPSLDYSRHYSSLDVQEARYLRLRNVSIGYHLPKTVLNKWANGFIKDVNIYVQGQNLVTWTKWKGFDPENSDNEALFAYPNPKTFTAGLNLNF; from the coding sequence ATGAAATTGACATCGCTATTGTTTTTAGTGGCCTGCATGCAGGTGGTGGCCAAGAGCCACGCGCAGGAAAAGATCACCCTGCAACTCCGCAATGCGGGCATTACCCAGGTGCTCAAGGCGGTGGAAAAACAAACGGACTACCGCTTTGTTTACCATAATGAAAGCCTGGCTTCCGTACCGCAGGTAACGGTGAGTGCCACCGCCGCCACGCTGGACGAAGTGCTGCGTCAGGCCTTTGCCGGCACCACGCTCACTTATGCCCTCAAAGAAAACGGGCTGGTGGTGCTTTATACCAATACCAGCGCGGCACAGGACCATACCATCCGTGGCAGGGTGACTGGCGCTGATAACCTGCCCCTGCCCGGCGTTACCGTGCGCGCCACCGGCACCCACGCCGGTGCCATGACCGATGCTAACGGTAATTACACCCTTACCCTGCCGGAAGGCGCTACCAGCCTGGAATTTACCCTGGTGGGCTATACAAAGCAGCAGCACGTGATAGGGGGGCGCAGCCTGCTGGATGTGCACCTGGAAGTGGATGTGCAAACCCTGAACAGTGTAACGGTAACCGGCTATACGAACTATACCCGTAATAAATCTGTAAGCGCCGCCGCCGTAGTGGGCGCTGATAAAATTGCGGAAGTGCCCATGGCCACTTTCGATAATATCCTGCAGGCGCGCGTGCCCGGCCTGGTAGTGACCTCCGGCTCCGGCCAGCCCGGCACCAGCGCTAACGTGGTGCTGCGCGGCATCGGCACCCTGGCGGGCAACTCCCAGCTGCTGTATGTACTGGATGGTGTGCCCATTGAACCGGACTACCTGCAGGCAATTAACAGTAATGATATTGAATCTGTAACGGTGCTGAAAGATGCGGCATCTACCGCGCTGTATGGCTCGCGCGGGGCCAATGGCGTGCTGGTGATCACCACGCGCAAAGGCAAGGCCGGCAAGGTGGCATTGGAATACCGTTCCCAGTACGGTTTTTCAGAGCTGCCCACCGCTCATTATGGCATGATGAACACCAAAGAACGACTGGAGTTTGAACACCAGGTAGGCTTGGAACAAGGGCAAACACTGGGCGCCGGCTGGGAATATGCCCGCGATAACCCGGACAATGCAAACCTTTCCCCCGATGAACTGGCGCTGCTGGATCATAAGCTGGACAGCGTAAGCCACATCAACACAGACTGGCGCAAGGTGCTCCTGCAAAATGGCCGTTTCTCCCAGCAGCAACTGGCCCTCACAGGGGGGAGCGACAACGTGCGTTTCTACACGTCCCTGGATTATTTTAAACAGGATGGCATCGTAAAGCGCTCCGGCCTGGAACGCTACACGTTTAAGCATAACATGGACATTAACCTGGACCGCTTTACCGGCAGCGTAAACCTCACCGTAGGCTATGCACGCAGCCGCTATATTTCCCGCGAGGGGAGCAGTAAAGTGATCAACCCCGTGGCTTCCACGTTCTATGCATTGCCTTATGAATCGCCCTACGCGCCGGATGGCACCCTCATCACATCTGATATTGCAACGGATTACGGCGCTATTGGCGACCGGGAAGGCAGCAATGCGCTGGACGCGATCCTGAATGCCACTAACACGGAAGGCCAGCTGAAAGGCCTGCTGAGCGGCAATTTCAATTACCGCATTGCAAAAGGCCTGGTGGCCAAGGCCCGCCTGGGTGTTGACTATCGTGATATTGTGTCTGAAAGTTATGTGAACCCGGATAGTCATATTGGCCGCTCGGTAGACAAAGGCGGGCAGGGCAGCTACGGGGAAGGCCTGAGCCGCAATACCGCGCTGATCTCCACTTCCGGCCTTACTTATTCCAACATTTTTGCACAAAAGCATGACCTGGAAGTATCTGCTTATTTTGAATACAATCAACGCCGCCTGCATAGTTTCAATTACACCGGCTATGGCCTGGACGACCGCCTGCCTTACTCCGCAGGCGCCATCACACCCGGTACACCGGACAATTCTTTTATTCCCGATGTAAGCGGCGCCCGATCTGCTTACGGGCTGGTGTCTTACATGGCACTGGGCCGCTATACGCTGAATGAAAAGTACACGGTGAATGCCAGCCTGCGTTATGATGGATCTTCCACGGTGCCAGTGGCACAGCGCTGGCATCCGTTCTACTCCGTGGGCCTGGGCTGGGAAGCCAAGAAAGAGGAATTCTTTCAGCACATCACCGCCATCAGCGACCTGCGTTTCCGCGCCAGCTATGGTACGGTGGCCAGCCCGTTTGGTAGCCCCTATGGCTACTTTGCAGCCTTTGGCACCACTTCTTATGGCGGCATTCCCGCGCAGATCCCGGTATCGCCCGGCTATCCGCAGTACGACTGGGAATATGCCCGTGAGCTGAACATCGGCTTTGACCTGGGCCTGTTCAATAACCGCCTGCGTTTGGTAACGGATGTGTATAACAAGAAGACCTACAACCTGTTTGTGGAACAGCCCCTTTCCCTCACTTCCGGTTTTGAAACCCTGCTGCTCAACGTGGGCGCCATGCGCAACCGCGGCATAGAAGCAGACCTGCAGGGTGAGGTGGTGCGTGCCAGGGACCTCACCTGGCGTATAGGCGTAAACGTGAGCTACAACAAGAACGTGATTACAGACCTGGGCAATACCGGTGAATTCCTGTACGGCAACAACGAAACGGTACTGATCCGCAAAGGCCTGCCCTTTGGCACCCAGTACGCGCCCAAATGGGCCGGCGTGGACCCCGAGACAGGCCGTGGCCAGTTCTACACCCACGATGGCAAGATCACGACCGAGTATGACGATGTGAACCAGAACTTTACCCTGGGCAGTTACATCCCCGCATTGACGGGCGGTTTCAATACCAGCGTAACCTGGAAGGGACTGTACGGCAGTGCCCTCTTTGCCTTCACCGGCCATACCATGCGCTATAACAACGAGGACTATTACAACGAGAACGAGAAATACAACACCAGTAACCAGACCAAGCGGGAACTGTACGACCGCTGGCGCAAACCAGGGGACAAGGCTATCCTGCCCAGCCTGGACTACTCCCGCCATTATTCCAGCCTGGACGTACAGGAAGCCCGCTACCTGCGCCTGCGCAATGTGAGCATTGGCTATCACCTGCCTAAAACGGTGCTCAATAAATGGGCAAATGGTTTTATCAAAGACGTGAACATTTACGTACAGGGACAGAACCTCGTTACCTGGACAAAATGGAAAGGCTTTGACCCGGAGAACAGCGACAACGAAGCGCTCTTTGCGTACCCGAATCCCAAGACTTTCACGGCTGGTTTAAATCTTAACTTTTAA
- a CDS encoding metallophosphoesterase, translating into MAQDSTQTTNDGPYVFYKDIHLHVQYLKDSTVRTDTMLADMKNGLSLPVQFSDRPNWDFEVPLQAALQSPPVEYHMPDKLFIVSDIEGEFGAFRTLLLANKIIDEQYNWTYGKGHLVIAGDLFDRGSTVVEYLWLLYKLEQDAGAHGGMVHVILGNHDIMNLSGDFRYVQPKYTAHAALMERSYQDLFDSQTELGRWLRTKNIIEKIGDLLVLHGGVSQEVNQQGLALADINNRCRPYYATPHAQAPEHLQPFLGRTGIFWYRGYFATPKASMEQVDSTLRSYGVQHIVVGHTIVDSVVTTHYNGKVIAVDVNQHNGEHQALMVDRGKYYRVDEHGNRELLKEE; encoded by the coding sequence ATGGCACAAGATTCAACACAGACAACCAACGACGGACCTTACGTTTTTTATAAAGACATCCACCTGCACGTGCAGTACCTGAAAGACAGCACCGTGCGCACCGATACCATGCTGGCCGATATGAAGAACGGCCTTTCCCTTCCCGTACAGTTCAGCGACCGGCCCAACTGGGATTTTGAAGTGCCCTTACAGGCAGCACTGCAAAGCCCGCCCGTGGAATACCACATGCCGGACAAGCTCTTTATCGTATCCGATATTGAGGGCGAGTTTGGCGCCTTCCGCACGCTGCTGCTGGCCAATAAGATCATCGACGAACAATATAACTGGACCTATGGCAAAGGCCACCTGGTGATAGCCGGCGACCTCTTTGACCGGGGCAGCACCGTGGTGGAATACCTTTGGCTGCTGTATAAACTGGAGCAGGACGCCGGCGCGCACGGCGGCATGGTGCACGTGATCCTGGGCAACCATGACATCATGAACCTGAGTGGCGACTTCCGCTACGTGCAGCCCAAATACACGGCCCATGCAGCTTTGATGGAGCGTTCTTACCAGGACCTGTTTGATTCCCAGACGGAACTGGGCCGCTGGCTGCGCACCAAGAATATCATTGAGAAAATAGGAGACCTGCTTGTACTGCATGGGGGCGTATCGCAGGAGGTAAACCAGCAAGGTCTGGCCTTAGCAGATATCAACAACCGTTGCCGCCCGTACTACGCCACGCCCCACGCGCAGGCACCGGAGCACCTGCAACCCTTCCTGGGCCGCACCGGCATTTTCTGGTACCGCGGCTACTTTGCCACACCCAAGGCCAGCATGGAGCAGGTAGACAGTACACTGCGCAGCTATGGTGTACAGCACATCGTGGTGGGCCATACTATTGTGGATTCCGTGGTGACCACGCATTATAACGGGAAAGTGATAGCCGTGGATGTGAACCAGCACAACGGGGAGCACCAGGCGCTGATGGTGGACCGCGGTAAATACTACCGGGTGGATGAACACGGGAACAGGGAGTTGCTGAAGGAAGAGTAA